The following proteins are co-located in the Seriola aureovittata isolate HTS-2021-v1 ecotype China chromosome 7, ASM2101889v1, whole genome shotgun sequence genome:
- the LOC130172921 gene encoding HLA class II histocompatibility antigen, DQ beta 1 chain-like isoform X2, whose product MMGLYFLYNLAVSAVLLCTTPADGYVYQMMYDCEYGDNITDMVFIVKNIFNQKLNNIYDSRVGKYVGFGEYGMKNADHYNNQAWKMALRKTQVETLCRYNARLFRRSTLDRKVPPIVRVHQTKLTNYGERSMLECSVVGFFPQEVRVSWLRDGVEVSTDVSSTDVLPNEDWSFQLHSYLELTPKRGERVSCRVDHSSLKESLEVAWGLTSAQ is encoded by the exons ATGATGGGACTTTATTTTCTCTACAATCTTGCAGTCTCTGCTGTTTTACTCTGCACGACACCAGCAG ATGGCTATGTATATCAGATGATGTATGACTGCGAGTATGGCGACAACATCACGGATATGGTCTTTAttgttaaaaacatatttaaccaGAAGCTCAACAACATATATGACTCTCGGGTTGGGAAGTACGTCGGCTTTGGAGAATACGGCATGAAGAACGCAGACCATTATAACAACCAGGCTTGGAAAATGGCCTTAAGAAAAACTCAAGTAGAGACTCTTTGCAGATACAATGCAAGACTGTTCAGAAGGAGCACACTGGATAGAAAAG TGCCTCCGATTGTCAGGGTCCATCAGACCAAGCTGACTAACTACGGGGAGCGGTCCATGCTGGAGTGCAGTGTTGTGGGGTTTTTTCCCCAAGAAGTGAGGGTGAGCTGGCTGAGAGACGGGGTGGAAGTCTCCACCGATGTGTCGTCTACAGACGTCCTGCCCAACGAGGACTGGAGCTTCCAGCTTCACTCTTACCTGGAGCTGACACctaagagaggggagagggtgaGCTGCAGGGTGGACCACAGCAGCCTGAAAGAGAGCCTGGAGGTGGCCTGGG gtttgACTTCAGCCCAGTAG
- the LOC130172921 gene encoding H-2 class II histocompatibility antigen, E-S beta chain-like isoform X1 codes for MMGLYFLYNLAVSAVLLCTTPADGYVYQMMYDCEYGDNITDMVFIVKNIFNQKLNNIYDSRVGKYVGFGEYGMKNADHYNNQAWKMALRKTQVETLCRYNARLFRRSTLDRKVPPIVRVHQTKLTNYGERSMLECSVVGFFPQEVRVSWLRDGVEVSTDVSSTDVLPNEDWSFQLHSYLELTPKRGERVSCRVDHSSLKESLEVAWDTFALDAKHVKMTAGIIFFFIGLTAAAGGAVYHWWKQRFDFSPVGRQG; via the exons ATGATGGGACTTTATTTTCTCTACAATCTTGCAGTCTCTGCTGTTTTACTCTGCACGACACCAGCAG ATGGCTATGTATATCAGATGATGTATGACTGCGAGTATGGCGACAACATCACGGATATGGTCTTTAttgttaaaaacatatttaaccaGAAGCTCAACAACATATATGACTCTCGGGTTGGGAAGTACGTCGGCTTTGGAGAATACGGCATGAAGAACGCAGACCATTATAACAACCAGGCTTGGAAAATGGCCTTAAGAAAAACTCAAGTAGAGACTCTTTGCAGATACAATGCAAGACTGTTCAGAAGGAGCACACTGGATAGAAAAG TGCCTCCGATTGTCAGGGTCCATCAGACCAAGCTGACTAACTACGGGGAGCGGTCCATGCTGGAGTGCAGTGTTGTGGGGTTTTTTCCCCAAGAAGTGAGGGTGAGCTGGCTGAGAGACGGGGTGGAAGTCTCCACCGATGTGTCGTCTACAGACGTCCTGCCCAACGAGGACTGGAGCTTCCAGCTTCACTCTTACCTGGAGCTGACACctaagagaggggagagggtgaGCTGCAGGGTGGACCACAGCAGCCTGAAAGAGAGCCTGGAGGTGGCCTGGG ACACATTTGCTCTGGATGCTAAACATGTGAAGATGACAGCGGGGatcatcttcttctttatcGGcctcactgcagctgctggtggagcAGTTTACCATTGGTGgaaacagag gtttgACTTCAGCCCAGTAGGCAGACAAGGATAA
- the LOC130171632 gene encoding vitelline membrane outer layer protein 1 homolog isoform X1, translated as MASLFTAVAVLAVLSGGLCEEKTFLQRAGVAFNNREYESVLTVTNGEQFGNWTWAEMCPDKFFAVGFSIRVEPNQYGSDDTGLNGIRLICSKDERRSFLYSIESHTGYFGDWSQPQYCPSGVLTSFQIRVEPYQGLFGDDTAVNNIKFRCSSNPTLEGPGMTWGEYGSWSQECIDGGICGIETKMEDYQYGLDDSALNDVRFHCCAKLQQTVWPQATPKLPESVGGIATKNGNSKLLPCH; from the exons ATGGCGAGTCTGTTCACTGCTGTGGCCGTGCTGGCCGTGTTGTCTGGTGGGTTGTGTGAGGAGAAAACCTTTCTTCAGAGAGCTGGTGTGGCCTTTAACAACAGAGAGTATGAATCTGTGCTTACTGTGACCAATGGAGAGCAGTTTGGAAACTGGACCTGGGCAGAGATGTGTCCTGACAAGTTCTTTGCTGTTGGATTCAGTATCAGG GTGGAGCCCAACCAGTACGGGTCAGATGACACTGGCCTGAACGGGATCCGCCTCATCTGCTCCAAAGACGAGCGCCGAAGCTTCCTGTACTCTATTGAGTCCCACACTGGCTA CTTCGGCGACTGGTCCCAGCCTCAGTACTGCCCCAGTGGCGTGCTCACCTCTTTCCAGATTCGCGTGGAGCCTTATCAGGGTCTGTTTGGCGACGACACGGCCGTCAACAACATCAAGTTCCGCTGCAGTAGTAACCCGACGCTGGAGGGGCCCGGCATGACCTGGGGAGAGTACggaagctggagccaggagtGTATTGACGGAGGAATCTGTGGCATTGAGACCAAGATGGAGGACTACCAGTACGGCCTGGACGATTCCGCCCTCAATGATGTGCGCTTCCATTGCTGTGCCAAGCTTCAGCAG ACTGTTTGGCCCCAAGCCACACCAAAATTGCCTGAAAGTGTTGGCGGTATTGCCACCAAAAACGGTAACTCTAAACTCTTACCCTGTCACTAA
- the LOC130171632 gene encoding vitelline membrane outer layer protein 1 homolog isoform X2, with amino-acid sequence MASLFTAVAVLAVLSGGLCEEKTFLQRAGVAFNNREYESVLTVTNGEQFGNWTWAEMCPDKFFAVGFSIRVEPNQYGSDDTGLNGIRLICSKDERRSFLYSIESHTGYFGDWSQPQYCPSGVLTSFQIRVEPYQGLFGDDTAVNNIKFRCSSNPTLEGPGMTWGEYGSWSQECIDGGICGIETKMEDYQYGLDDSALNDVRFHCCAKLQQ; translated from the exons ATGGCGAGTCTGTTCACTGCTGTGGCCGTGCTGGCCGTGTTGTCTGGTGGGTTGTGTGAGGAGAAAACCTTTCTTCAGAGAGCTGGTGTGGCCTTTAACAACAGAGAGTATGAATCTGTGCTTACTGTGACCAATGGAGAGCAGTTTGGAAACTGGACCTGGGCAGAGATGTGTCCTGACAAGTTCTTTGCTGTTGGATTCAGTATCAGG GTGGAGCCCAACCAGTACGGGTCAGATGACACTGGCCTGAACGGGATCCGCCTCATCTGCTCCAAAGACGAGCGCCGAAGCTTCCTGTACTCTATTGAGTCCCACACTGGCTA CTTCGGCGACTGGTCCCAGCCTCAGTACTGCCCCAGTGGCGTGCTCACCTCTTTCCAGATTCGCGTGGAGCCTTATCAGGGTCTGTTTGGCGACGACACGGCCGTCAACAACATCAAGTTCCGCTGCAGTAGTAACCCGACGCTGGAGGGGCCCGGCATGACCTGGGGAGAGTACggaagctggagccaggagtGTATTGACGGAGGAATCTGTGGCATTGAGACCAAGATGGAGGACTACCAGTACGGCCTGGACGATTCCGCCCTCAATGATGTGCGCTTCCATTGCTGTGCCAAGCTTCAGCAG TGA